From Salinirubellus salinus, the proteins below share one genomic window:
- a CDS encoding NifU family protein, protein MSTEAAVDEAELRERISRFVARNFPQIGMHGGSHAISHLDAEAGEVTLELGGACSGCGISPMTIQALKVRLVQEIPEIRVVHASTAETDAATPRGFDPDEVPF, encoded by the coding sequence ATGAGCACCGAGGCAGCCGTCGACGAGGCCGAACTCCGCGAGCGTATCTCCCGGTTCGTCGCCCGGAACTTCCCGCAGATCGGGATGCACGGTGGGAGCCACGCCATCAGCCACCTCGACGCCGAGGCGGGCGAGGTGACACTCGAACTCGGCGGGGCCTGCTCGGGGTGTGGCATCTCGCCGATGACGATCCAGGCCCTGAAGGTCCGGCTCGTGCAGGAGATCCCGGAGATCCGCGTCGTCCACGCGAGCACAGCGGAGACCGACGCCGCGACGCCACGGGGGTTCGACCCCGACGAAGTCCCGTTCTGA
- a CDS encoding CehA/McbA family metallohydrolase, translating to MSQTTLRLDPHVHSEASYDARDPPELLLEQAADIGLDGVVVTDHDRISASLRAAELAPEYGLVGIPGVEVSTAHGHLLAIGVEERPRPGESMVDTVARVRELGGAAVVPHPFQRTRHGARGKHIVPAEPDGMETYNAWLFTGYRNRRARAFARRHGYTALAGSDAHTVATIGRAYTELTVPGPRAAVTAEAVVEAIREGATGVNGRRVPYHKSAGHYVKGAGRKGFWAARSAGTTALSLF from the coding sequence ATGTCACAGACCACGCTCCGACTGGACCCCCACGTCCACTCGGAGGCGTCCTACGACGCCCGTGACCCTCCCGAGTTGCTGCTCGAACAGGCCGCCGACATCGGTCTGGACGGAGTGGTGGTGACCGACCACGACCGCATCTCGGCGTCGCTGCGGGCCGCCGAACTCGCCCCGGAGTACGGACTCGTCGGCATCCCCGGTGTGGAGGTGTCGACGGCACACGGCCACCTGCTCGCCATCGGCGTCGAGGAACGACCACGGCCGGGGGAGTCGATGGTCGACACCGTCGCGCGGGTCCGCGAACTCGGCGGGGCGGCCGTCGTCCCCCACCCGTTCCAGCGGACGCGCCACGGCGCCCGGGGGAAACACATCGTCCCCGCCGAACCCGACGGGATGGAGACGTACAACGCGTGGCTGTTCACGGGCTATCGGAACCGCCGGGCACGTGCGTTCGCCCGGCGGCACGGCTACACCGCGCTCGCGGGCAGCGACGCCCACACCGTCGCCACCATCGGGCGTGCGTACACCGAACTCACGGTCCCCGGTCCACGAGCCGCCGTGACCGCCGAGGCCGTCGTCGAGGCCATCCGCGAGGGTGCGACGGGGGTCAACGGCCGGCGGGTCCCCTACCACAAGTCCGCGGGCCACTACGTCAAGGGGGCGGGCCGCAAGGGGTTCTGGGCGGCCCGGTCGGCCGGCACGACGGCGCTCTCGCTGTTCTGA
- a CDS encoding tRNA-dihydrouridine synthase, giving the protein MTFTPRVAVASLSGAADAAWARRAAPYVGCAFLGGVSLDGPTREAARRLVDRDRSEFLPDDPVAFVGAQLDAVADLEVRPSVNVRTTTLGPLRQVARVCAGHDAVLEVNAHCRQAEMREAGAGETLLRDTDRLCDQVAAASEFATTSVKVRTEVEGVDLPALAAALETAGADWLHVDAMDSEPVVREVREACDCFLVANNGVRDRATATEYLEYGADAVSVGRPSDDPVVLRRVREAVDAWFADREVTA; this is encoded by the coding sequence GTGACGTTCACCCCCCGCGTGGCCGTCGCGTCGCTCTCGGGGGCAGCCGACGCCGCGTGGGCCCGGCGGGCCGCCCCGTACGTCGGCTGTGCGTTCCTCGGAGGCGTCTCACTCGACGGGCCGACCCGGGAGGCGGCCCGCCGGCTCGTCGACCGGGACCGCTCCGAGTTCCTGCCCGACGACCCCGTCGCGTTCGTCGGCGCGCAACTCGACGCCGTCGCGGACCTCGAGGTCCGGCCCTCCGTCAACGTCCGGACGACGACGCTCGGGCCGCTCCGACAGGTGGCGCGGGTCTGCGCCGGCCACGACGCCGTCCTCGAGGTGAACGCCCACTGCCGGCAGGCGGAGATGCGCGAGGCGGGCGCCGGCGAGACGCTCCTGCGCGACACCGACCGGCTGTGCGACCAGGTCGCCGCGGCCAGCGAGTTCGCCACGACGAGCGTGAAGGTCCGGACCGAGGTCGAGGGGGTCGACCTCCCCGCCCTCGCGGCCGCGCTCGAAACCGCGGGGGCGGACTGGCTCCACGTCGACGCGATGGACTCCGAACCCGTCGTTCGCGAGGTGCGCGAGGCGTGTGACTGCTTCCTCGTCGCGAACAACGGTGTCCGTGACCGCGCGACGGCGACCGAGTATCTCGAGTACGGCGCCGACGCGGTGAGTGTGGGCCGCCCGAGCGACGACCCCGTCGTCCTGCGCCGGGTCCGCGAGGCCGTCGACGCGTGGTTCGCCGACCGCGAGGTGACGGCGTGA
- a CDS encoding triphosphoribosyl-dephospho-CoA synthase — translation MTGRDSPRTSVENAELALLLEVAGTPKPGNVDRHRDHDDLRFEHFLAGAVGARRGLALAADHDHAVGEAFERAVEGMSHQRGGNTQFGALLLLVPLVRAGSDGRALTTEAVEHVVADTTVDDAVAFYRAFEHVDVAVGDPPEGLDALDVRRGGAAERALRERGLTLADVMALSAEVDGVAAEWVRGFERTFEAAEWLLADEGSAPDRAARVFLRLLVDEVDTFVAKTADEARATEATRRARAALDGEEEAEALADEFVERGINPGTTADLTAGALFVALERGLEV, via the coding sequence GTGACCGGTCGCGACTCACCCCGAACGTCCGTCGAGAACGCCGAACTCGCCCTGTTGCTGGAGGTGGCCGGCACGCCCAAGCCGGGCAACGTCGACCGGCACCGGGACCACGACGACCTGCGCTTCGAGCACTTCCTCGCGGGCGCGGTGGGGGCACGCCGGGGCCTCGCGCTCGCCGCCGACCACGACCACGCCGTCGGTGAGGCGTTCGAGCGCGCCGTCGAGGGGATGTCCCACCAGCGCGGCGGGAACACGCAGTTCGGGGCGCTCCTCCTCCTCGTCCCGCTCGTCCGGGCTGGGAGCGATGGCCGCGCCCTGACCACCGAGGCCGTCGAGCACGTCGTCGCCGACACGACCGTCGACGACGCCGTCGCGTTCTACCGCGCGTTCGAACACGTCGACGTCGCCGTCGGGGACCCGCCGGAGGGGCTGGATGCTCTGGACGTGCGCCGCGGGGGCGCGGCCGAGCGGGCGCTCCGCGAGCGCGGCCTGACACTGGCGGACGTGATGGCACTCTCCGCCGAGGTGGACGGCGTCGCTGCCGAGTGGGTGCGCGGGTTCGAACGCACCTTCGAGGCCGCCGAGTGGCTCCTGGCCGACGAGGGGTCGGCTCCCGACCGCGCCGCACGCGTCTTCCTCCGACTGCTGGTCGACGAGGTGGACACCTTCGTCGCGAAGACGGCCGACGAGGCGCGCGCGACGGAGGCGACGAGGCGGGCACGCGCCGCCCTCGACGGCGAAGAAGAGGCGGAGGCGCTGGCCGACGAGTTCGTCGAGCGCGGCATCAACCCCGGGACGACGGCCGACCTGACCGCGGGGGCGCTGTTCGTCGCCCTCGAGCGGGGGCTGGAGGTCTGA
- a CDS encoding universal stress protein: protein MYDRILVPTDGSPGMDSVVAHAASLAEVHGATLDFVYVVNTAAFANLPMETSWEGLSETLRDEGEAALDAAAEAAGDVPHERHLLEGGPSREITAYANRSGADLVVMGTHGRGGIDRILLGSVAERVVRSSSVPVLTVRVGEPPADADVDADRAAEPPTDEE, encoded by the coding sequence ATGTACGACCGTATCCTCGTGCCCACCGACGGGTCGCCGGGGATGGACAGCGTCGTCGCTCACGCCGCCTCGCTGGCCGAGGTGCACGGCGCGACGCTCGACTTCGTCTACGTCGTCAACACGGCGGCGTTCGCCAACCTCCCGATGGAGACGTCGTGGGAGGGCCTGAGCGAGACGCTCCGTGACGAGGGGGAAGCCGCTCTGGACGCCGCCGCGGAGGCGGCCGGCGACGTGCCACACGAACGCCACCTGCTCGAGGGCGGTCCCTCGCGAGAGATAACGGCCTACGCGAACCGGTCGGGTGCCGACCTCGTCGTGATGGGGACCCACGGTCGCGGGGGCATCGACCGTATCCTGCTGGGGAGCGTCGCCGAGCGCGTCGTCCGGTCCTCGTCGGTCCCGGTCCTCACCGTGCGCGTCGGAGAGCCGCCGGCCGACGCGGACGTGGACGCCGATCGGGCGGCCGAGCCGCCGACGGACGAGGAGTAG
- a CDS encoding biotin--[acetyl-CoA-carboxylase] ligase, whose product MDETERATRRRVLDALAADPVPGPELADRLGVSRAAVWKHVESLREAGFEVTSGDDGYRVESVPEYGAAAIEFGLDAEFDVEFHESLASTNVAARERAVEGASDVAVVAERQTGARGRLGREWSSPPGGVYVSLVCRPDLPVAQVPVYTLAAAVATTRAARELGVDAGIKWPNDVLVGPDERKLAGILTEMEGEADRVSWVVVGIGVNANVDAEALPATATSLRGEVGEVDRAAFLRRLLESFDDLRRDPETVLPAWREYALTLGKRVRVETPGGVVEGEAVDVTFPGTLLVDTDEGQVSVSAGDCEHLRPVE is encoded by the coding sequence ATGGACGAGACGGAACGGGCGACGCGGCGACGCGTCCTCGACGCGCTGGCGGCCGACCCGGTCCCCGGCCCGGAACTGGCCGACCGACTCGGTGTCTCGCGGGCGGCCGTGTGGAAACACGTCGAGTCGCTCCGCGAGGCGGGGTTCGAGGTGACGAGCGGCGACGACGGCTACCGCGTCGAGTCGGTCCCCGAGTACGGCGCCGCGGCCATCGAGTTTGGCCTCGACGCCGAGTTCGACGTGGAGTTCCACGAGTCGCTCGCCAGCACCAACGTCGCGGCCCGCGAACGCGCCGTGGAGGGTGCCAGCGACGTGGCCGTCGTCGCCGAGCGACAGACCGGCGCGCGCGGGCGACTCGGCCGCGAGTGGTCGTCGCCGCCGGGCGGTGTCTACGTGAGTCTGGTCTGCCGGCCGGACCTCCCCGTCGCGCAGGTGCCCGTCTACACGCTGGCGGCCGCCGTCGCCACGACGCGTGCGGCCCGCGAACTCGGTGTCGACGCCGGCATCAAGTGGCCCAACGACGTCCTCGTCGGGCCGGACGAGCGGAAACTGGCCGGTATCCTGACCGAGATGGAGGGGGAGGCCGACCGGGTCTCGTGGGTCGTCGTGGGCATCGGCGTGAACGCGAACGTCGACGCCGAGGCGCTCCCGGCGACGGCGACGAGCCTCCGGGGAGAGGTCGGCGAGGTGGACCGTGCCGCGTTCCTCCGCCGACTGCTCGAGTCGTTCGACGACCTGCGGCGGGACCCGGAGACCGTCCTCCCGGCGTGGCGCGAGTACGCGCTGACGCTGGGCAAGCGGGTCCGCGTCGAGACCCCCGGCGGTGTCGTCGAGGGTGAGGCGGTCGACGTGACGTTCCCCGGGACGTTGCTGGTCGACACGGACGAGGGGCAGGTCAGCGTCAGCGCCGGCGACTGCGAGCACCTCCGTCCGGTCGAGTGA
- a CDS encoding DUF447 domain-containing protein, with protein MGAEGWPDAVRLRGVTESVVTTLGPNERWNLAALGLRAPALDEVGGDRVTARTWGRTRTWRNFDERGEGVVQFVADPRTFVDAALSVREQDDPVIDEAAAWVRVDVTEHRSGEEGDTQWVDWALAPTESVVRERTVPTFNRGYGAVVEATVAVSRLDVPGYDRTALLERLRWLESVVARAGGPAEREAYARVREYADAEW; from the coding sequence ATGGGCGCCGAGGGGTGGCCCGACGCCGTGCGACTCCGTGGCGTCACCGAGAGCGTCGTGACGACGCTCGGGCCGAACGAGCGCTGGAACCTCGCGGCCCTCGGCTTGCGGGCGCCGGCACTCGACGAGGTGGGTGGGGACCGCGTCACCGCACGGACGTGGGGCCGGACCCGGACGTGGCGGAACTTCGACGAGCGTGGCGAGGGCGTCGTCCAGTTCGTGGCCGACCCGCGGACGTTCGTGGACGCCGCGCTCTCGGTCCGGGAGCAGGACGACCCGGTCATCGACGAGGCGGCCGCGTGGGTCCGCGTCGACGTGACGGAACACCGCTCGGGTGAGGAGGGCGACACCCAGTGGGTCGACTGGGCGCTCGCACCGACCGAGTCGGTCGTGCGCGAGCGGACGGTGCCGACGTTCAACCGTGGGTACGGCGCCGTCGTGGAGGCCACCGTCGCGGTGTCGCGTCTGGACGTGCCCGGCTACGACCGGACGGCGTTGCTCGAGCGGTTGCGGTGGCTCGAGTCGGTGGTCGCCCGGGCCGGTGGGCCGGCCGAGCGGGAGGCGTACGCGCGGGTCCGCGAGTACGCCGACGCGGAGTGGTGA
- a CDS encoding AMP-dependent synthetase/ligase, producing MASIDADWRQAEEQYTDEVIGDDTIPRMFEAAASRYANNEAQWYKGGIYDRSLADGIVPEAPNGQYAALTYAEMQNVVQNLATGFRELGLETGDRVGLFAGTRMEWAQCDLGILSAGGVVTTVYTESSPRQVRYLLDDPDADGVVVENEELLERVLSVEDDLDLEFIVVVDQYEGHEDRDDIHSLADVYRMGDEAFDVDAYEGWLSERSLDDLASLIYTSGTTGQPKGVQLTHRNFRANVNQCRKRFGPRPDKADGVPSLDDSDRSLSFLPLAHVFERLAGNFLMFASGATVAYAESAQTVSEDIKLVRPTVATSVPRVYERIFDSMREQAAESDFKERIFNWALGVARDYSTTASPGIGLRTKHALADRLVFSSVKEQMGGNIDFFVSGGGSLSKRLAELFDGMGLPILEGYGLTETSPVVSTNPPEDPRPGTLGPPLVGIETKLDGGVVTEDQRRKATGAIGELLVKGANVTQGYWNRPEATEDAFTEDGWFRTGDIIEQTSDGYLVYHDRLKQILVLDTGKNVAPGPIEDGFATSERVDQVMVMGDDQKFISALFVPNFEAIQRWADANDVALPSDQWAICRHDEVRAWVQAEVDEVNRQFEKHEQIKAFRLVPEEWTPENDLLTPSMKLKRRNILDRYDEEIEAIYGEQDRVAADD from the coding sequence ATGGCATCTATCGACGCGGACTGGCGACAGGCCGAGGAACAGTACACCGACGAGGTGATCGGTGACGACACCATCCCCCGGATGTTCGAGGCCGCCGCCTCGCGCTACGCCAACAACGAGGCCCAGTGGTACAAAGGCGGCATCTACGACCGCTCGCTGGCCGACGGCATCGTCCCGGAGGCGCCGAACGGGCAGTACGCGGCGCTGACCTACGCCGAGATGCAGAACGTCGTCCAGAACCTCGCGACCGGGTTCCGCGAACTCGGGCTGGAGACGGGCGACCGGGTCGGCCTGTTCGCCGGGACCCGGATGGAGTGGGCGCAGTGCGACCTCGGTATCCTCTCTGCGGGTGGCGTGGTCACCACCGTCTACACCGAGTCCTCGCCCCGACAGGTCCGCTACCTGCTCGACGACCCGGACGCCGACGGCGTCGTCGTCGAGAACGAGGAACTGCTGGAGCGGGTCCTCTCGGTCGAGGACGACCTCGACCTCGAGTTCATCGTCGTCGTCGACCAGTACGAGGGCCACGAGGACCGCGACGACATCCACTCGCTGGCGGACGTCTACCGGATGGGTGACGAGGCGTTCGACGTGGACGCCTACGAGGGGTGGCTCTCCGAGCGCTCGCTCGACGACCTCGCCTCGCTCATCTACACCTCCGGGACGACGGGCCAGCCCAAGGGCGTCCAGTTGACCCACCGCAACTTCCGCGCGAACGTCAACCAGTGTCGCAAGCGGTTCGGCCCCCGCCCGGACAAGGCTGACGGCGTCCCCAGCCTCGACGATTCCGACCGCTCGCTCTCGTTCCTGCCGCTGGCCCACGTCTTCGAGCGACTGGCCGGCAACTTCCTGATGTTCGCCTCGGGAGCGACGGTGGCGTACGCCGAGTCCGCCCAGACCGTCTCCGAGGACATCAAACTCGTCCGGCCCACGGTCGCGACGAGCGTCCCGCGGGTCTACGAACGCATCTTCGACTCGATGCGCGAGCAGGCCGCCGAGTCCGACTTCAAGGAGCGAATCTTCAACTGGGCGCTCGGCGTCGCCCGCGACTACTCGACCACGGCCTCGCCCGGTATCGGCCTCCGGACGAAACACGCCCTCGCGGACCGGCTCGTCTTCTCCTCGGTCAAGGAGCAGATGGGCGGCAACATCGACTTCTTCGTCAGCGGCGGGGGGTCGCTCTCGAAACGACTGGCCGAACTGTTCGACGGGATGGGCCTCCCCATCCTCGAGGGGTACGGGCTGACCGAGACGTCGCCCGTCGTCTCGACGAACCCGCCGGAGGACCCTCGACCGGGGACCCTCGGGCCGCCGCTCGTCGGCATCGAGACGAAACTCGACGGCGGCGTCGTCACGGAGGACCAGCGCCGGAAGGCGACCGGCGCTATCGGCGAACTCCTGGTCAAGGGCGCGAACGTCACGCAGGGTTACTGGAACCGACCGGAGGCCACCGAGGACGCGTTCACCGAGGACGGCTGGTTCCGCACGGGCGACATCATCGAGCAGACGAGCGACGGTTACCTCGTCTACCACGACCGCCTGAAGCAGATCCTCGTGCTCGACACCGGGAAGAACGTCGCGCCCGGCCCCATCGAGGACGGGTTCGCCACCAGCGAGCGCGTCGACCAGGTGATGGTGATGGGCGACGACCAGAAGTTCATCTCCGCGCTGTTCGTCCCGAACTTCGAGGCCATCCAGCGCTGGGCGGACGCCAACGACGTGGCACTGCCCAGCGACCAGTGGGCCATCTGCCGGCACGACGAGGTCCGTGCGTGGGTCCAGGCGGAGGTCGACGAGGTCAACCGCCAGTTCGAGAAGCACGAGCAGATCAAAGCGTTCCGCCTCGTGCCCGAGGAGTGGACCCCGGAGAACGACCTGCTCACGCCGTCGATGAAACTGAAGCGGCGCAACATCCTCGACCGCTACGACGAGGAGATAGAGGCAATCTACGGGGAACAGGACAGAGTCGCCGCCGACGACTAG
- a CDS encoding 30S ribosomal protein S17e — protein sequence MAIKPAYIKKIGNRLLERYPDAFSHDFEHNKDVIGEVTNVESKGVRNRIAGYITRKKRPVAA from the coding sequence ATGGCCATCAAACCCGCCTACATCAAGAAGATCGGCAACCGACTGCTTGAGCGCTATCCCGACGCGTTCTCCCACGACTTCGAGCACAACAAGGACGTCATCGGCGAGGTGACCAACGTCGAGTCGAAGGGCGTGCGCAACCGCATCGCCGGGTACATCACCCGAAAGAAGCGTCCCGTCGCCGCGTAA
- a CDS encoding amidohydrolase family protein produces the protein MILEGTVLAGPGYDPVEGRVVVEDGHVESVEETETDSTDIVLPAFVNAHTHVGDSIAKEAGGGLSLEELVAPPDGLKHRLLAEASREEMVEAIRRSLRFMERAGTAAFLDFRENDVEGVEILREAVSGRAIEPRIFARGSPEAMEAGDGFGASGAKDADFSIERNATRRAGKPFAIHAGEADSADVNPALDLDPDFLVHMVHTEPLHLERLEERGTPVVVCPRSNLVTGVGVPNVRELLDTTTVALGTDNVFLNAPSMFREMEFTAKLCDVSATEVLRMATRAGAEFADLNCGTVEAGREARLIVLDGDSDNLAGAQDVVRAVVRRAGVADVKSVLLERPDPTA, from the coding sequence ATGATCCTGGAGGGGACCGTGCTCGCCGGTCCGGGGTACGACCCCGTCGAGGGGCGCGTCGTCGTCGAGGACGGACACGTCGAGTCCGTCGAGGAGACGGAGACCGACTCCACGGACATCGTCCTGCCGGCGTTCGTCAACGCCCACACGCACGTCGGGGACTCCATCGCCAAGGAGGCCGGCGGGGGCCTGTCGCTGGAGGAGCTGGTCGCGCCGCCGGACGGCCTGAAACACCGACTGCTGGCCGAGGCGAGTCGCGAGGAGATGGTCGAGGCCATCCGCCGGTCGCTCCGGTTCATGGAGCGTGCCGGGACCGCGGCGTTCCTCGACTTCCGCGAGAACGACGTCGAGGGCGTCGAGATACTCCGCGAGGCCGTCAGCGGGCGGGCCATCGAACCGAGGATATTCGCCCGCGGGTCGCCCGAGGCGATGGAGGCCGGCGACGGCTTCGGCGCCAGCGGCGCGAAAGACGCCGACTTCAGCATCGAGCGCAACGCCACCCGCCGGGCCGGCAAGCCGTTCGCCATCCACGCCGGCGAGGCCGACTCGGCGGACGTGAACCCGGCGCTCGACCTCGACCCGGACTTCCTCGTCCACATGGTCCACACCGAGCCACTCCACCTCGAACGCCTCGAGGAGCGGGGCACACCCGTCGTTGTCTGTCCACGCTCGAACCTCGTCACCGGTGTCGGGGTGCCGAACGTGCGCGAGCTACTCGACACGACGACGGTGGCGCTGGGGACGGACAACGTCTTCCTCAACGCACCGTCGATGTTCCGCGAGATGGAGTTCACCGCGAAGCTCTGCGACGTGAGCGCTACCGAGGTGCTCCGGATGGCGACGCGGGCGGGTGCCGAGTTCGCGGACCTGAACTGCGGGACCGTCGAGGCGGGCCGCGAGGCCCGACTGATCGTCCTCGATGGCGACTCGGACAACCTCGCCGGCGCGCAGGACGTGGTCCGGGCCGTCGTCCGCCGGGCGGGCGTCGCGGACGTGAAGTCGGTGTTGCTGGAGCGACCCGACCCCACGGCGTGA
- the cofD gene encoding 2-phospho-L-lactate transferase translates to MTTFLAGGTGTPKLLAGADAVFPPAETTVIGNTGDDVVLGGHLVCPDIDTVLFLDAEMLERDRWWGIAGDTDETHRELERLATKAGLDGRPGYLPERLQTEGRPLANWRRFSAVAEFMLIGDRDRALHLTRTSLLDEGRTLTEVTDILAAAYDVERTLLPMSDDPVASLVHVDGGPGRQPFQHFQEWWVGHRAEPPVDRVEFRGAEAAEPTDGVLTALTEPVVVGPSNPITSIGPMVAMEEFERALHETPVVAVSPFVGDELYSGPAATLMAAMGYEASTAGVAEAYPFADAFVLDTEDDTELDRPVIHTDTSLDEDHDAERVALAVKDALEVVA, encoded by the coding sequence ATGACGACGTTCCTCGCCGGTGGGACGGGGACGCCCAAACTGCTGGCCGGCGCGGACGCGGTGTTCCCCCCGGCCGAGACCACCGTGATCGGGAACACCGGCGACGACGTGGTGCTCGGGGGCCACCTCGTCTGCCCGGACATCGACACGGTGCTGTTCCTCGACGCGGAGATGCTCGAACGGGACCGGTGGTGGGGCATCGCTGGCGACACCGACGAGACCCACCGCGAACTCGAGCGGCTCGCGACGAAGGCCGGCCTCGACGGCCGACCGGGCTACCTCCCCGAGCGCCTGCAGACCGAGGGTCGACCGCTGGCGAACTGGCGCCGGTTCTCGGCCGTCGCGGAGTTCATGCTCATCGGCGACCGCGACCGGGCGCTGCACCTCACCCGCACCTCGCTGCTCGACGAGGGCCGCACCCTGACCGAGGTGACGGATATCCTCGCGGCCGCCTACGACGTCGAGCGGACGCTGTTGCCGATGAGCGACGACCCGGTCGCCTCGCTCGTCCACGTCGACGGCGGGCCGGGCCGCCAGCCGTTCCAGCACTTCCAGGAGTGGTGGGTGGGCCACCGGGCCGAGCCACCGGTCGACCGGGTCGAGTTCCGGGGGGCCGAGGCCGCCGAACCGACCGACGGGGTGCTGACTGCGCTCACCGAACCCGTCGTGGTCGGGCCGTCGAACCCCATCACGAGCATCGGGCCGATGGTCGCGATGGAGGAGTTCGAGCGCGCGCTGCACGAAACGCCCGTCGTCGCCGTCTCCCCGTTCGTGGGCGACGAACTCTACTCGGGGCCGGCGGCGACCCTGATGGCGGCGATGGGCTACGAGGCCTCCACCGCGGGCGTCGCGGAGGCCTACCCGTTCGCCGACGCGTTCGTCCTCGATACGGAGGACGACACCGAACTCGACCGACCCGTCATCCACACGGACACCTCGCTCGACGAGGACCACGACGCCGAACGGGTCGCCCTCGCGGTGAAGGACGCGCTGGAGGTCGTCGCGTGA
- a CDS encoding HD domain-containing protein, translating into MNTIKDSVHDHIAVRGVAEELLDTPPVQRLRHIKQLGTVGMVYPSANHTRFEHSLGVYHLAEEALGHLGVEGRNADRVRAAALLHDVGHAPFSHNTEHLVERRTGKMHDEVHDLIERGEVARVLELHDLNPRKVADLVAGKGRFGQLVSGELDVDRMDYLVRDAHHTGVPYGTIDHGRLVRQLRFVEDSLVLAEGNVQSAESLLLARALMNPTVYNHHVARISKAMLRRGSERLLDASVVDAETFRRWDDHDLLVALRTHEESAEFADRLDRRDLFKRAVWAEYDDVDDDLIDADHERVLEYEADIAEAVGIDPESVVIDVQPRPSMKESTSRVVVNGEVRRLGTQSGLVDALRQAQTEQWRLGVYAPAAHTDAVGAAAESVLGLDLDALVVEVRKGMNRSLDQF; encoded by the coding sequence ATGAACACCATCAAGGACAGCGTCCACGACCACATCGCCGTCCGTGGCGTGGCCGAGGAACTCCTCGACACGCCGCCCGTCCAGCGCTTGCGACACATCAAGCAACTCGGGACGGTCGGGATGGTCTACCCCTCCGCCAACCACACCCGCTTCGAGCACTCGCTCGGGGTCTACCACCTCGCCGAGGAGGCGCTCGGCCACCTCGGTGTCGAGGGACGGAACGCCGACCGGGTCCGCGCCGCCGCCCTCCTCCACGACGTGGGGCACGCCCCGTTCTCGCACAACACCGAACACCTCGTCGAGCGGCGGACCGGCAAGATGCACGACGAGGTCCACGACCTCATCGAGCGCGGCGAGGTGGCGCGCGTCCTCGAACTCCACGACCTGAACCCCCGGAAGGTCGCCGACCTCGTCGCCGGGAAGGGCCGGTTCGGCCAGCTGGTCTCCGGTGAACTCGACGTCGACCGGATGGACTACCTCGTCCGCGACGCCCACCACACCGGCGTCCCGTACGGGACCATCGACCACGGCCGACTCGTCCGCCAGTTGCGGTTCGTCGAGGACTCGCTCGTGCTCGCGGAGGGGAACGTCCAGAGCGCGGAGTCGCTCCTGCTGGCCCGCGCCCTGATGAACCCGACCGTCTACAACCACCACGTCGCGCGCATCTCGAAGGCGATGCTCCGGCGCGGGTCCGAACGACTGCTCGATGCGAGTGTCGTCGACGCCGAGACGTTCCGTCGGTGGGACGACCACGACCTGCTCGTCGCGCTGCGGACCCACGAGGAGAGTGCCGAGTTCGCGGACCGACTCGACCGGCGCGACCTGTTCAAGCGTGCCGTCTGGGCCGAGTACGACGACGTCGACGACGACCTCATCGACGCCGACCACGAGCGCGTCCTCGAGTACGAGGCCGACATCGCCGAGGCGGTGGGCATCGACCCGGAATCGGTGGTCATCGACGTCCAGCCGCGACCGAGCATGAAGGAGTCCACCTCGCGGGTCGTCGTCAACGGGGAGGTCCGCCGACTGGGCACGCAGTCGGGACTCGTCGACGCGCTCCGACAGGCCCAGACCGAGCAGTGGCGACTCGGCGTCTACGCACCCGCGGCCCACACCGACGCCGTGGGGGCGGCCGCCGAGTCCGTCCTCGGCCTCGACCTCGATGCCCTCGTCGTCGAGGTCCGCAAGGGGATGAACCGCTCGCTCGACCAGTTCTGA
- a CDS encoding Hsp20/alpha crystallin family protein yields MDRRTPFDVFDEMDQLFDQMRRSMIGVRPSFPEMRPVPAFGDYETTGDTNLTLESTEDGYVVLADLPGFEKEEIDLRFDEGILSIRATHEVSEEAMGASFSRSRRVTDSIRVPGDVVVADIDARYRNGVLEVTLPVEGGLEDDSHRIDID; encoded by the coding sequence ATGGACCGACGAACCCCCTTCGACGTGTTCGACGAGATGGACCAGCTGTTCGACCAGATGCGCCGCTCGATGATCGGGGTGCGCCCCTCGTTCCCCGAGATGCGCCCCGTACCGGCCTTCGGCGACTACGAGACGACCGGTGACACCAACCTCACCCTCGAGTCCACCGAGGACGGCTACGTCGTCCTCGCGGACCTCCCCGGTTTCGAGAAGGAGGAGATCGACCTTCGGTTCGACGAGGGTATCCTCTCGATCCGCGCGACCCACGAGGTGAGCGAGGAGGCGATGGGGGCCAGTTTCAGCCGCTCGCGCCGCGTCACCGACTCCATCCGCGTCCCCGGCGACGTCGTCGTCGCGGACATCGACGCCCGCTACCGGAACGGCGTCCTCGAGGTCACCCTCCCCGTCGAGGGGGGGCTCGAAGACGACAGCCACCGCATCGACATCGACTGA